The Thermocrinis albus DSM 14484 genome segment TGTTGTTGTAGGCTTCTGCTACGTACTGGGACGTTTCCAGCAGAAGTTTCATTTTACTGAGTTCTTTGTGAAGCTCTAAAGTGTAAAGACCATAGCTAACTATCAAGTTCTCTACGTTTAGCACGTGCAACCTCTCTATGGGATTTTCCAACTTCCCTGCCAGAAGGCTTATGACCCAGTACCTTCCCCGATACAGTTCCACATGAAATCCTTTCCAGCTCTTCTCCGTGTAAAACTTCTCCCACTGGGAGGGTGGACTGGAAGGTTCGTAGGCGTAAGCGTGTATCTTCAGTTGGTTGTCTCTTTTATCGTAAACCCACACCTCCCTCACAAGACCCTTTGCAAAAGCCTCTTCCAGCTTCATGTAAACCACATGATCCTTCACCTCTGGTTTAAGGTAAGAGAGAACTGAGAGAATTTTCCCACTAAGTTGCACCACAAGATGTGCCCTGTGGCGTAGACCTACCACCAACAAAGACCACACGAGAAATAGATAAGAGACCAAGAGAAAACCACTACACACCACGAGGGTTAAGTCGGTGAATCTAACGGCGGTAGAACTCAGCAAAAACCCCAGAGACAGGTAAAGTAAAGAGAGGCGCAAAAACCCTTCACTACCTATACTTCTCCACAGAAGGAGGGATGCTCCTGCCAACGCTACCTGGAAAACTTCTCTGTACCATGGGAACCCTTCCCCTTCCAGCCACATGGGAGGTAGCCACGGGTAGTAAAGGACCACGAGAGCAGAGAAGAGAGAGGAAAGAAAGGTGCTGAAAAGAAAGACCACTCTGGTGGTGGAAGTTTTCCATCTCCTACCCAGAAGGAAGCCTATGTAAAGGGCTGTCAGAAGAAACAGGTGGGATAAGGAAAAGAGATAAGCCACTTTATCTCTGGTGTTAGGTGTGATGAAGGAGGGGAAGAAGACAAAAGACAAGATGTGAAGAGCGTTGGGTATAAGGGCGGGTATCATGAAGAGGCCCGTGAGATAAAGCCTCCTACACACCAAGCCCCTGCCCAGTATCAGCACCGTTAGAGAGAAGAAGAGAAGAGTGAAGAAGGCGGTTATACGCAGAAGCGCTGTGAGATAGCCGAAGGTGGTCATATCTATGTGAATGGTATCCCTCACCGCCAAGGTGGAGAAGAACACCAAAAGACCCAAACCTGCCAAAAAGATCTCAGAGTATGTCCTCATAGTCCAAGGAAACTGAAGAAGGTCTTAGCTTTATAAGACGGAGCACGGCTCGCGCCACCTCCTCGGGAGACTTTAGCCTCGTGGGATCCTCCTGAGGGTAAGCCTGTGCTCTCATAGTGGTGCGGGTGGCACCTGGATTGAAGGCGTATACCCTTATGTCTCTTTCTCTCAGCTCCTCTGCCAGTAAGAGGGAGAAACCTTCTGTACCGAACTTGGAAACAGCGTAAGCACCCCACGTTGGTGCAGGGCGCTTCCCCACTCCCGAGGACATGTTTATGATGAAACCACCTCTCTCCATATAGGGTATGAAGTACTTGGTTACAAAAAACATACCGTTAAGGTTAACTCGTAGAACCTCCTCCCACACATCTTCCGGATAACCCTCTATCTTCTCCCTCACACCCAACACTCCTGCGTTGTTTACCAAAACATCCACTTTTCCGAGAAAAGAGACACAGTGGTTTACAAAACTCTTCACCGAGTCCCTATCCTTCACATCACAGGGCATAGCAAAAAGATTTATCGGATCTCCCAGCTCTCTTTTTAGTACGAGAAGACCCTCTTGGTGGCGCGCGCAGGTACACACCCTGTAGTTCTCTTTCAGAAAGGCCTCCACTATGGCTCTACCTATCCCTCTACTTCCCCCTGTCACTACAGCACGCACAAAAAAAGTATATCTTGACATCCTCAGAAACCGGAATATAATGTTTTAATGTGGAAGGGTGAGAAACTCCCTCCCCCTCCCTCCCCTAATTTGTTTGCCCCTCCGCCAGGAGGGGCCTTTCTAAAAGATGCTCCTTGGAACTCTTAGAGAGGCCATCTTCCTGGAACGTATCAACAGGTTTATATGCAGAGTACTTTACCGAGATGGGCAGCATACCGCTTACCTTCGCAACACAGGAAGACTGAGAGAACTTCTAAAAGAAGGCACAAAGGTGTACGTGCGGGAGAAGGAGGGAGGAAAACATCCCTTAGAACTCCTTTTGGTAGACGCAGGTTCATCTTTGGTGTGTGTAGACTCCACCATCCCACCTTTTCTCTACGAGGAGTACACAGGAGTTAAAGGAAAGAGAGAGCCACGCTTTGGCAACGTAAGGTTTGATCTCTTGGTGGACAAAAAGATAATAGAAACCAAATCTGTCAATCTGGTGAGAGATAAAGTGGCCCTTTTCCCCGATGCTCCCACCTTGAGGGGAAGAAAACACGTGGAGGAACTCATAAAACTGGGTGAAGAAGGTTATGAACCCCTTATAGTCTTTGTGGTTCAAAGAGAGGACGCTCTGTACTTCTCCCCTAACTGGGATACGGACCCGGACTTCTGCCGTGCACTTGTGCGGTACAGAGAAAAGGGTTTTCAGCTGCAGGCTTACGCCTGCAAGGTTAGTATGAAGGAGATCATGATAGAAAAGCCGTTGGACATTATATTTTAATTGCCATGGTGGAAATACTTATAGCACCACATGCGGGTTTCTGTTTCGGTGTGAGAAGAGCTATAAACATAGCGGAAAAAGCCTCCTTGTTGACGCAAGAGGGCAGAAGGGTCTTCACCATGGGACCTCTTATCCACAATCCTCAGGAGGTGGACAGGTTAAGGGGGAAGGGTGTAGAGGTTCTGTCCTCGGCAGATGGTTTGAGGGAAGGAGATGTGGTTATAGTAAGATCTCACGGCATTCCTCCAAAAAGGGAAAGGGAGCTTCGAAGAAAAGGTTTAACTATTATGGACGCCACGTGCCCTTACGTGAAGGCGGTTCACGAAGCTGTCACCCAGCTGGCAAAGGAGGGTTACTTTGTGGTCATAGTGGGGGAAAAAGATCATCCCGAGGTGGTAGGTACCCTCGGTTATCTGGAGGAAGCAGGAGGAGAGGGTGCAGTGGTGGAAAGAAAGGAGGACCTTAGGGAGGTACTGGGTAAAGAGAGGGTAGGTGTTGTAGCACAGACCACACAGAACGAGGCCTTTTTTAAAGAGGTGGTTGGGGAGCTCTGTTTGTGGGTAAAAGAACTGAAAGTGATAAACACCATATGCAACGCCACCTCTGAAAGACAGGAGGACGTCTATCAGCTGGCACCAGAAGTGGATGTTATGATAGTGGTGGGTGGTAGAAACAGTGGAAACACACGCCGACTTTACCAAATATCCCTCTCTTTAAATCCCCGCACTTACCATGTGGAGCTTCCTGATGAACTACAACCAGACTGGTTTAAAGGTGTGAAACGTGTGGGAGTAACTGCGGGAGCATCTACACCCGACTGGATCATACAGGGTGTTGTGGAGAAAATAAGGGAGCTATGTAGTTAAACCAGAGAAGGTTGAAGAGGGTATGAAGTAACACGCTGAGAGGTAAGGATCTTGTCCTCATGTACACCCAACCCAAGAACAAGGATGGAAAGAAGGTGAGAGCGGAAAAAAGGTTAAACCTCACACTGAGATGGGCCAAGGCAAAGATGAAAGATGCACGTATGTTACCCAGTTGGGGTGTAAGGTAAGCTCTGAAAAACACCTCTTCAGCAAAGGCACCAAAGAGGTAACTGAGGGAGGAAACTCCACCGAGGAAAGGGAGGAAGAAGATACCTGCATAGGCTACATAGCTCCAGAGGCTCATCAGTCCGAAACGGGAGGGGGGAAGAAAGATCAGAGGTAACAGAAGAGAAGGATAGACCGGGAGCGAGACAAAAAGACTTAGAAAAAGTAGAACTATCAAAAGGTATGTTAAACTTTTACTCATGGTAGCTAAGGTCATCTACAACACTCCAGATCATAAGATAGCCTTCTTTGAGGAACTTACACCTGCCTCCGCAGTACAGGCAAATCAACTGCTCATTGTTCACAAAGGGGAAGGCATGCTCCTGGATCCAGGAGGTCACAAAGTTTTTTCCAAGCTTCTCTCCGATATCTCCCTACTCATACCCCCCAACCAGATAAAGTACATCTTTCTCTCCCATCAGGACCCGGACATAGTGGCCAGCATAAACGGGTGGCTCATGACCACAAAAGCCGTCGCCTACATCTCAAAGCTCTGGATGAGGTTCCTCCCCCACTTCGGACTGGACTCCCAGCTGGAGGATAGGGTTATACCCATAGAAGACAGTGGAACCACCTTGACCCTCGGAGGTGACTGTCAGCTGTTGGTTCTGCCTGCTCACTTTCTCCACTCTCCCGGTAACTTTCACGTCTACGATCCTTGCGCCAAGATGCTCTTTTCCGGTGATCTGGGTGCATCTCTGGGGCAGGACTACTATGTGGTGGAGAACTTTGAGGAACACGTAAAGTACATGGAGCCCTTCCACAAAAGGTACATGGCCTCCAACAAGGTGCTCCGTTTCTGGGTCAACATGGTCCGTCAGTTGGACATAGAGATGATAGTTCCTCAGCACGGTGCCATCTTTAAAGGCAAACAGATGGTGGAGAAGTTCCTAAATTGGTTGGAAAACTTACAGGTGGGTGTTGATCTTATGACGCAGGACCATTACCGACTACCTTAAGGTATGAGGGACTTTGTCCACCTTCATCTTCACACTCAGTACTCCCTCCTGGACGGTGCTATAAAGATAAAGGATCTTGCTGAAAGAGCACAGGCTTATGGATACAGAGCGGTAGCCATAACAGATCACGGTAACCTCTTTGGACTTTTGGAGTTCTACAAGACCCTTAAGGAAAAGGGTATAAAACCCCTTCTGGGAATGGAAGCCTACTTCACCACAGGTTCCCGTTTTGACAGGAAAGGTAAGGGAAGCGATGACAACCTCACCGACAGGATAAACCATCACATAATCCTCATAGCAAAGGACCAGGAGGGACTTAAAAACCTCTTCAGACTCTCCTCCCTTTCCTACAGGGAAGGTTTCTACTACAAGCCCCGTATAGATTATGAGCTCCTTCAGAAGTATCATAGGGGACTGATAGCGGTGACGGCTTGTCTGAAAGGTGTGCCCACTTATTACGCCAGCATGGGAGAGGAAAGAAAAGCGGAGGAGTGGGTAAAGAAGCTGAAGGACCTTTTTGGAGATGATCTGTATTTGGAACTTCAGGCTAACGGTCTGCCGGAGCAGGAAACTGCCAACAGAGTTCTCATAAACATCGCCAAGAGGTTTGGGGTCAAGTTGGTGGCCACCGCCGACGCTCATTATCTGGACCCGGAGGACAAAACCGCCCACTCTGTTCTCATGGCCCTTCAGATGAAAAAAACACTACAGGACATACAGAAGGAAGGACTTAAGTACTCGGTCTGCGATCTTCATTTTGCCCCTCCCCAAGAGATGTGGGAACGGTTCAGAGGAAAGTTTGATGGATGGGAAGACGCTCTGAAGAACACTTTGGAGGTGGCCGAAAAGTGTGCCGACAGTTTTCCTCAGCTGGAAAACAAAGACTATCTCTTACCTAAAGCCTACGAAGGTGTGGAGGAGGGTCAGCTTCTGGAGGATCTGGCAAGGGAGGGACTCAGAAGAAGGCAGGCTCTTGGACACTGTCCCGACAGTAAGGAGTACTGGGACAGACTGGAGTACGAAATAGAACAAGTACGCAGGATGGGGTTTGCAGGGTACTTCCTCATAGTGCAGGATTTTATAAACTGGGCTAAGAACCAGGGTGTACCTGTAGGACCCGGAAGAGGTTCCGCAGCGGGATCTTTGTTGGCCTACGCTCTTGGTATAACGGACGTGGATCCGGTAAAACACGGCCTTCTCTTTGAGAGATTCCTTAATCCGGAACGCATCTCCATGCCGGACGTGGATGTGGACTTCTGTATGGAGGGAAGGGAGAAGGTGATTCAGTACGTGAGAGAAAAGTACGGAGAGGACAAGGTGGCTCAGATCATCACCTACAACGTGATGAAGGCCAAACAGGCACTGCGCGATGCGGCAAGGGCTCTCGGGCTTCCCTATTCGGTGGGTGATAGGCTGGCCAAGTTGGTACCTCCCGGCGACGTACAGGGCTCGTGGCTTAGCCTGGAGGAGATGGTACACACCCCTCTAGAAGAACTTCTGGAGAAGTACGGCCATCACAGAACCGATATAGAGGAGAACGTAAAGACCTTCAGACAGCTTATGGAGACGGACGCGGAGATAAGAAGGGTGGTAGAGATAGCTCTTAAGCTGGAGGGGCTCGTCAGACATACCTCACTGCACGCGGCAGGTATAGTGATATCTCCTTTACCTTTGGAGGAGGTAGTACCTACTTACTACGACGACGGTCAGGTGGCCACACAGCTGGACATGGGCCAGCTGGAAAAACTGGGTCTCGTAAAGATGGACTTTCTGGGTTTGAAGACTCTTACGGAACTTAACGCCATGAGGAACCTGATAAGGGAGAGGCACAAGGCGGACGTAGACTTTCTGAAGATACCTTTGGACGACGAGAGAACCTTTGAGCTCCTGAGGAAGGGTAACACCTCCGGCGTGTTCCAGTTGGAAAGTAAGGGAATGCAGAGACTCCTCAGTAAGCTGTCTCCCGATAGGTTTGAAGACCTTGTGGCTGCCATAGCCCTTTACAGACCAGGACCTCTCAAATCGGGTCTTGTGGACTCTTACGTGAAGAGAAAGCACGGTAAGGAGGAAGTGGAGTATCCTTTCCCTGAACTGGAGCCCGTTTTGAAGGAAACTTACGGTGTATGGGTGTATCAGGAGCAGATAATGAAGGCCAGTCAGATACTGGCAGGCTTTACTCCCGGTGAGGCGGACACCCTCAGAAAGGCCATAGGTAAGAAGGATAAAGAACTTATGGCCTCTCTGAGGGAAAAGTTTATAAGAGGAGCGGTAGAGAGGGGCTACAAGGAGGAGAAGATTACCAAACTGTGGGAGGACTTTGAGAAGTTTGCCAGTTACTCCTTCAACAAGTCTCACTCGGTGGCTTACGGTTATCTCTCTTACTGGACCGCTTACCTCAAAGCCCACTACACAGAAGAGTTCTTTGCGGTGAAACTCTCTTACGAAAAGAACGACGCCAAGTTTTTGGCACTGGTTAACGATGCCAAGAAGCATCGCATCACTATACTACCACCTGATATCAACAAAAGCCACGTCCACTTTGTTATAGAAGGTGATAGAACACTAAGATTTGGTTTAGCACGTATAAAGGGTATAGGAGAAGACACAGCCTATCAGATAGTGAAAGCTCGTAAAACCACCTGGACTCAGCCTTCTCAGGTGGCCAGAGCGGCGGGTCTCAACAAGAAAGCTTTGGAAGCCCTCATAAAGGCAGGAGCCTTTGATTTTACCGGAAAGAGTAGAACCGCATTACTGAAAGCGTTGGAAAGTAAAAACGCTCTTTTGGGTGGTGTCAGTCTCTTTGAGAAAAACTCCCAAAGCACCGAAGACCGTCAAGAAGACATATTCCATTACGAGAAGGAAGTTTTGGGATTTTACCTCACCAGACACCCCATAGACGTGTGGGAAGGTTTTCTAGAAGACACCTGCAAGAAACTGGAAGAAGTGGAAGAACTGGAGGGGGGTCCGTATCTGTTTGCAGGATCTCTTACTGACATAAAGGTGAAGAAGACTACAAAGAACACCCTTATGGCCACAGCTCACCTCACCGACAGAACAGGTATGGTACCCCTGATAATCCCACCTTCTGTGTACGAAGAGGAGAAGGACAAACTGAAAGAAGACAGCGTGGTGGTGATAGAGGGCTTAGTGGAGAGGGACGAGGAGACGGAAGAAGTCAGTATAATAGCACGTGCTGTACACGGTGTGGAGGAGTTTCTCAAAAGAAAGGGTCATTACATCACTCTAATCTTCACCTGTGAGCTGGAGGAGGACAAACTCCTGCAAGTT includes the following:
- the sfsA gene encoding DNA/RNA nuclease SfsA; amino-acid sequence: MLLGTLREAIFLERINRFICRVLYRDGQHTAYLRNTGRLRELLKEGTKVYVREKEGGKHPLELLLVDAGSSLVCVDSTIPPFLYEEYTGVKGKREPRFGNVRFDLLVDKKIIETKSVNLVRDKVALFPDAPTLRGRKHVEELIKLGEEGYEPLIVFVVQREDALYFSPNWDTDPDFCRALVRYREKGFQLQAYACKVSMKEIMIEKPLDIIF
- a CDS encoding CPBP family intramembrane glutamic endopeptidase, translated to MSKSLTYLLIVLLFLSLFVSLPVYPSLLLPLIFLPPSRFGLMSLWSYVAYAGIFFLPFLGGVSSLSYLFGAFAEEVFFRAYLTPQLGNIRASFIFALAHLSVRFNLFSALTFFPSLFLGWVYMRTRSLPLSVLLHTLFNLLWFNYIAPLFSPQHPV
- a CDS encoding SDR family NAD(P)-dependent oxidoreductase, coding for MRAVVTGGSRGIGRAIVEAFLKENYRVCTCARHQEGLLVLKRELGDPINLFAMPCDVKDRDSVKSFVNHCVSFLGKVDVLVNNAGVLGVREKIEGYPEDVWEEVLRVNLNGMFFVTKYFIPYMERGGFIINMSSGVGKRPAPTWGAYAVSKFGTEGFSLLLAEELRERDIRVYAFNPGATRTTMRAQAYPQEDPTRLKSPEEVARAVLRLIKLRPSSVSLDYEDIL
- the ispH gene encoding 4-hydroxy-3-methylbut-2-enyl diphosphate reductase — encoded protein: MVEILIAPHAGFCFGVRRAINIAEKASLLTQEGRRVFTMGPLIHNPQEVDRLRGKGVEVLSSADGLREGDVVIVRSHGIPPKRERELRRKGLTIMDATCPYVKAVHEAVTQLAKEGYFVVIVGEKDHPEVVGTLGYLEEAGGEGAVVERKEDLREVLGKERVGVVAQTTQNEAFFKEVVGELCLWVKELKVINTICNATSERQEDVYQLAPEVDVMIVVGGRNSGNTRRLYQISLSLNPRTYHVELPDELQPDWFKGVKRVGVTAGASTPDWIIQGVVEKIRELCS
- the dnaE gene encoding DNA polymerase III subunit alpha; the protein is MRDFVHLHLHTQYSLLDGAIKIKDLAERAQAYGYRAVAITDHGNLFGLLEFYKTLKEKGIKPLLGMEAYFTTGSRFDRKGKGSDDNLTDRINHHIILIAKDQEGLKNLFRLSSLSYREGFYYKPRIDYELLQKYHRGLIAVTACLKGVPTYYASMGEERKAEEWVKKLKDLFGDDLYLELQANGLPEQETANRVLINIAKRFGVKLVATADAHYLDPEDKTAHSVLMALQMKKTLQDIQKEGLKYSVCDLHFAPPQEMWERFRGKFDGWEDALKNTLEVAEKCADSFPQLENKDYLLPKAYEGVEEGQLLEDLAREGLRRRQALGHCPDSKEYWDRLEYEIEQVRRMGFAGYFLIVQDFINWAKNQGVPVGPGRGSAAGSLLAYALGITDVDPVKHGLLFERFLNPERISMPDVDVDFCMEGREKVIQYVREKYGEDKVAQIITYNVMKAKQALRDAARALGLPYSVGDRLAKLVPPGDVQGSWLSLEEMVHTPLEELLEKYGHHRTDIEENVKTFRQLMETDAEIRRVVEIALKLEGLVRHTSLHAAGIVISPLPLEEVVPTYYDDGQVATQLDMGQLEKLGLVKMDFLGLKTLTELNAMRNLIRERHKADVDFLKIPLDDERTFELLRKGNTSGVFQLESKGMQRLLSKLSPDRFEDLVAAIALYRPGPLKSGLVDSYVKRKHGKEEVEYPFPELEPVLKETYGVWVYQEQIMKASQILAGFTPGEADTLRKAIGKKDKELMASLREKFIRGAVERGYKEEKITKLWEDFEKFASYSFNKSHSVAYGYLSYWTAYLKAHYTEEFFAVKLSYEKNDAKFLALVNDAKKHRITILPPDINKSHVHFVIEGDRTLRFGLARIKGIGEDTAYQIVKARKTTWTQPSQVARAAGLNKKALEALIKAGAFDFTGKSRTALLKALESKNALLGGVSLFEKNSQSTEDRQEDIFHYEKEVLGFYLTRHPIDVWEGFLEDTCKKLEEVEELEGGPYLFAGSLTDIKVKKTTKNTLMATAHLTDRTGMVPLIIPPSVYEEEKDKLKEDSVVVIEGLVERDEETEEVSIIARAVHGVEEFLKRKGHYITLIFTCELEEDKLLQVHRTLTAYTGPDGLPITIEIITPRYRTLLEVDPRIRVVPTPELREALRSLGVEIRV
- a CDS encoding MBL fold metallo-hydrolase; protein product: MVAKVIYNTPDHKIAFFEELTPASAVQANQLLIVHKGEGMLLDPGGHKVFSKLLSDISLLIPPNQIKYIFLSHQDPDIVASINGWLMTTKAVAYISKLWMRFLPHFGLDSQLEDRVIPIEDSGTTLTLGGDCQLLVLPAHFLHSPGNFHVYDPCAKMLFSGDLGASLGQDYYVVENFEEHVKYMEPFHKRYMASNKVLRFWVNMVRQLDIEMIVPQHGAIFKGKQMVEKFLNWLENLQVGVDLMTQDHYRLP